Genomic window (Thomasclavelia spiroformis DSM 1552):
CATATATAATTTACCTCGAAGCAAGGCGGTTAATTATATTCGCTCAGGTTTTGTAAAAGTTAATCACAAAGAAGTTGAAGAAATAAGCTATTTATGTAATAATAGTGATATAATATCGCTTCGACGTTATGGGCGTGTTAAAATTGTCGATACAAAAAGAGTGACAAAACAGAATAATTACGTCATCGAAGGGTATTTTTATAAGTAAGAGGTGAAACGATGAGTGGGATAAAGAAACAATTTATGGGATATGATAAACAAACTGTTGATAATTTGATGATTGATTATGAAAATCAGATTAATAAATTGAAAAATCAGATTTCGTCTTTAAATGATGAACTTGATCATCTTAAAGAACAAAATTCTTTGTTGCAACATCGTGTCAACATTACTGAAAAAACCAATGAAGAAATAGCTCGTCTAGCTTTAAAAGAAGCAAGTGCTTTGATAGATAAAGCAAAACGTAATGCCAATATGATTTTAAAAGAATCTTTGGATTATGTTCGTTCACTTTCAAGTGAAATGAATGATTTTAAAGATCAGGCAATTAAATTTCGTTCTTCAGTTCAAAAAATGTCACAAGATATTTTAGATACGATTGATAATTCAGAAGTTTTCAATCTAATTAACGAAGATGATGAAGAAGAGTAAATACAATGAAAGAGACTGTTTATAATAAGATGTTTATAGAGAGCTGATGGTCGGTGTAAATCAGTAACTATTATTATAATGAATCACTCTGGAGTAGCGCCTTGAAAATAGTAGGGGTGGCCGTTGATCGCGTTAAGATTTTAAGTGCGTATTGAAAAATACGAAATAAGGTGGTACCGCGAATATTCGTCCTTTGTTGGGACGTTTTTTTATTTTATGGAGGTAAGAAGATGAATTACAAAGACACATTATTAATGCCAAAGACTGACTTTGAGATGCGAGGAAATCTTCCTAAAAAAGAACCAGGTTATGTAAGTCGTTGGCAAGAGACAAACATGTATGAAAAAGTTATTAAACAAAATGAAGGTAAGGATAGTTTTGTTTTTCATGATGGTCCACCATATGCAAATGGAAATATGCATATGGGACATATGTTAAACAAAGTTATTAAAGACGTTATTTGTCGATACAATAATATGGAAGGGCGTTATACACCATTTATTCCAGGATGGGATACTCATGGACTCCCAATTGAAAATGCAATTCAAAAATTAGGTGTAAATCGTAAAGAAATGTCAACTGCGGCATT
Coding sequences:
- a CDS encoding DivIVA domain-containing protein produces the protein MSGIKKQFMGYDKQTVDNLMIDYENQINKLKNQISSLNDELDHLKEQNSLLQHRVNITEKTNEEIARLALKEASALIDKAKRNANMILKESLDYVRSLSSEMNDFKDQAIKFRSSVQKMSQDILDTIDNSEVFNLINEDDEEE